In Oryza brachyantha chromosome 1, ObraRS2, whole genome shotgun sequence, the following are encoded in one genomic region:
- the LOC102722908 gene encoding probable methyltransferase PMT26, which produces MAFGRGSKMDGRRSSSSSSLCTTTTVVVFVALCLVGAWMMTSSTIFPLEISSNKKAAVKEQPAKANYGASEEVASGNTAEGSEKFGDTDNNDNAVSEESNNTVPSEEERFTDNTVEKSVEKTPPKEKEESKDTFDDANGKTEQSSAKEGGDAESGSGQSESEERKDDESTTVTDSEQSDGERKDDQEEKVDGNDSQDTTDQPQIEEKVDESGEKGQGAKSNEVFPDGAQSELLKESNTENGSFSTQDAESKNEKEAQASSESSGDETTYNWKLCNTNAGTDYIPCLDNEKAIKKLRTTKHYEHRERHCPVEPPTCVVPLPEGYKRPVEWPTSRDKVWYSNVPHTKLAEYKGHQNWVKVSGDHLLFPGGGTQFKNGALHYIDTIQQALPNIAWGQRSRVILDVGCGVASFGGYMFDRDVLTMSFAPKDEHEAQVQFALERGIPAISAVMGTKRLPYPSRVFDVIHCARCRVPWHIEGGMLLLELNRLLRPGGYFVWSATPVYQKLSEDVEIWNAMSALTKSMCWKMVNKTKDKLNQVGMAIYQKPMDNSCYEKRPENSPPLCKESDDADAAWNVPLQACMHKLPTGQSVRGSKWPETWPQRLEKTPYWVDDSHVGVYGKPGNEDFEADYAHWKRVVSKSYVNGMGIDWSKVRNVMDMRAVYGGFAAALRDQKVWVMNIVPIDSPDTLPIVYERGLFGMYHDWCESFSTYPRTYDLLHADHLFSKLKKRCKLLPVFAEVDRILRPEGKLIVRDNAETINELQGMVKSLQWEVRMTYTKGNEGLLCVQKSMWRPKEIEASM; this is translated from the exons ATGGCATTTGGCCGAGGCTCAAAGATGGACGGCaggcggtcgtcgtcgtcgtcctcgcttTGCACAACGACCACAGTCGTCGTGTTTGTGGCGCTGTGCCTGGTTGGTGCCTGGATGATGACATCATCCACCATCTTCCCGCTGGAGATATCTTCGAATAAgaaggcggcggtgaaggAACAGCCGGCAAAAGCTAACTATGGTGCATCAGAGGAGGTGGCATCTGGCAACACTGCTGAAGGTTCGGAGAAATTTGGGGACACAGACAATAACGACAATGCGGTTTCCGAGGAGTCAAATAACACGGTACCTTCTGAAGAAGAGAGGTTCACCGACAACACGGTGGAGAAGTCAGTGGAAAAGACGcctccaaaagaaaaggaggagagTAAGGATACATTTGACGATGCAAATGGAAAAACAGAACAGTCGAGCGCCAAGGAGGGTGGGGATGCTGAATCAGGATCTGGGCAGTCAGAGAGCGAGGAGAGGAAAGATGATGAGTCCACAACAGTAACTGACAGTGAGCAATCTGATGGCGAGAGGAAAGATGATCAAGAAGAGAAGGTTGATGGCAATGATTCGCAGGACACGACTGACCAGCCGCAAATAGAGGAGAAAGTGGATGAAAGTGGAGAGAAGGGTCAGGGTGCGAAGTCCAATGAGGTATTCCCTGATGGGGCTCAATCAGAGCTTCTGAAGGAGTCAAACACTGAGAATGGGTCATTTTCAACACAGGATGCAGAGTCGAAGAATGAGAAGGAAGCTCAGGCATCATCAGAATCTTCAGGTGATGAAACCACTTATAACTGGAAATTATGCAATACCAATGCTGGAACAGATTACATTCCTTGCCTTGACAACGAGAAGGCTATCAAGAAGCTTCGAACTACCAAACATTACGAGCATCGTGAGAGGCATTGCCCTGTGGAACCTCCTACCTGCGTTGTTCCACTTCCTGAAGGATATAAACGCCCAGTTGAGTGGCCCACAAGCAGGGACAAG GTGTGGTACAGCAATGTTCCCCACACTAAGCTTGCTGAGTACAAGGGGCACCAAAACTGGGTTAAAGTTTCTGGGgatcatcttttatttcctGGGGGTGGGACTCAGTTCAAGAATGGCGCACTTCACTACATTGATACTATTCAGCAG GCATTACCTAATATTGCATGGGGTCAACGGAGCCGTGTCATTCTAGATGTTGGTTGTGGAGTTGCAAGCTTTGGAGGGTACATGTTTGATAGAGATGTCCTAACAATGTCATTTGCCCCAAAAGATGAGCATGAAGCTCAAGTACAGTTTGCACTTGAGAGAGGAATTCCAGCAATATCAGCTGTCATGGGCACCAAAAGACTTCCATACCCCAGCAGGGTTTTTGATGTCATTCATTGTGCTCGCTGCAGAGTCCCTTGGCACATTGAAG GTGGCATGCTATTGCTTGAACTGAACCGCCTATTACGCCCTGGTGGTTACTTCGTCTGGTCTGCTACTCCTGTTTACCAGAAGCTCTCCGAAGATGTTGAGATTTGGAATG CCATGTCTGCTCTGACAAAGTCTATGTGCTGGAAGATGGTTAACAAGACTAAGGATAAGTTAAATCAAGTTGGTATGGCCATATATCAGAAGCCGATGGACAACAGTTGCTATGAGAAAAGACCAGAaaacagcccaccattatgcAAGGAATCTGATGACGCTGATGCTGCATG GAATGTACCTTTACAAGCATGTATGCACAAATTACCTACTGGGCAATCAGTCCGGGGGTCCAAATGGCCAGAGACATGGCCACAGAGGCTTGAGAAGACCCCCTACTGGGTAGATGACTCCCATGTTGGAGTCTATGGAAAACCAGGAAACGAAGATTTTGAGGCTGATTATGCTCACTGGAAACGGGTCGTAAGCAAATCATATGTGAATGGCATGGGAATCGACTGGTCTAAAGTCAGAAATGTCATGGACATGAGAGCTGTATATGGAGG TTTTGCTGCTGCTTTGAGGGACCAAAAAGTCTGGGTCATGAATATTGTACCGATTGATTCACCAGACACGCTGCCCATTGTTTATGAGCGTGGTTTGTTTGGTATGTACCATGACTGGTGTGAATCTTTCAGCACATACCCAAGAACATATGACCTTCTGCATGCGGACCATCTCTTCTCAAAGCTAAAAAAGAG ATGCAAATTGTTGCCAGTGTTTGCGGAGGTTGACAGAATATTGAGGCCAGAAGGCAAACTAATTGTGAGGGATAATGCAGAGACAATAAATGAACTGCAAGGCATGGTGAAGTCCCTTCAGTGGGAGGTTCGCATGACCTACACAAAGGGTAACGAGGGTCTGCTATGTGTTCAAAAGTCCATGTGGCGACCCAAGGAGATTGAGGCAAGCATGTGA
- the LOC102710842 gene encoding gibberellin 20 oxidase 2: protein MVAKPAPPHQPSSHPTHRPAPPAVPMDATGIDVGAGGGAVCDLRKEPKIPEPFVWPNGDARPASAGELDMPVVDVGVLRNGDAAGLRRAAAQVAAACATHGFFQVSGHGVDAALARAALDGASEFFRLPLAEKRRARRVPGTVSGYTSAHADRFASKLPWKETLSFGFHDRGDTPVVADYFSSTLGPDFEPMGRVYQKYCEEMKELSLTIMELLELSLGVERGYYREFFADSSSIMRCNYYPPCPEPERTLGTGPHCDPTALTILLQDDVGGLEVLVDGDWRPVSPVPGAMVINIGDTFMALSNGRYKSCLHRAVVNRRQERRSLAFFLCPREDRVVRPPPSAATPRHYPDFTWADLMRFTQRHYRADTRTLDAFTRWLAPPPPDAAAAVTPQLEAAS from the exons ATGGTGGCCAAGCCCGCACCACCGCACCAACCATCATCTCATCCGACTCACCGCCCAGCACCACCAGCGGTGCCCATGGACGCCACCGGCATTGACGTAGGCGCGGGGGGCGGCGCCGTGTGTGACCTCAGGAAGGAGCCCAAGATCCCGGAGCCGTTCGTGTGGCCCAACGGCGACGcgcggccggcgtcggcgggcgAGCTCGACATGCCGGTGGTCGACGTGGGCGTGCTCCGCAATGGCGACGCCGCGGggctgcgccgcgccgccgcgcaggtGGCCGCCGCGTGCGCCACGCACGGGTTCTTCCAGGTGTCCGGCCACGGCGTCGACGCGGCcctggcgcgcgcggcgctggACGGCGCCAGCGAGTTCTTCCGGCTGCCGCTGGCCGAGaagcggcgcgcgcggcgcgtcCCGGGCACGGTGTCCGGGTACACCAGCGCCCACGCCGACCGCTTCGCCTCGAAGCTCCCCTGGAAGGAGACCCTCTCCTTCGGCTTCCACGACCGCGGCGACacccccgtcgtcgccgactacTTCAGCAGCACGCTCGGCCCGGACTTCGAGCCAATGGG GAGGGTGTACCAGAAGTACTGCGAGGAGATGAAGGAGCTGTCGCTGACGATCATGGAGCTCCTGGAGCTGAGCCTTGGAGTGGAACGCGGCTACTACCGGGAGTTCTTCGCGGACAGCAGCTCCATCATGCGGTGCAACTACTACCCGCCATGCCCGGAGCCGGAGCGCACGCTCGGCACGGGCCCGCACTGCGACCCCACCGCGCTCACCATCCTCCTCCAGGACGACGTCGGCGGCCTCGAGgtcctcgtcgacggcgactggcgaccCGTCAGCCCCGTCCCCGGCGCCATGGTCATCAACATCGGCGACACCTTCATG GCGCTGTCGAACGGGAGGTATAAGAGCTGCCTGCACAGGGCGGTGGTGAACCGGCGGCAGGAGCGGCGGTCGCTGGCGTTCTTCCTCTGCCCGCGCGAGGACCGAGTggtgcggccgccgccgagcgccgccacgccgcgccacTACCCGGACTTCACCTGGGCCGACCTCATGCGCTTCACGCAGCGCCACTACCGCGCCGACACGCGCACCCTCGACGCCTTCACGCGCTGgctcgccccgccgccgcccgacgccgccgccgccgtgacgCCGCAGCTGGAGGCGGCCAGCTGA